Proteins encoded together in one Hymenobacter monticola window:
- a CDS encoding OmpH family outer membrane protein, whose translation MKIFRLTLAAALLTAGTLAATSAQAQAPLKIGYTDVQYVLSQMPESKQIESELKTYNSQLENQLKSKSSELETKYKAYQAGEATMTDVVKADKQKELQNLQQSIQEFQQSAQQSLQQKQQTLLKPALDKLQKNIDLVADENGITYVFNSDGGGSPLLLHAPKDGDISDMVLKKMGITPGANAPVVRQPTNAPAPTPAANKTTPSKTKIKTK comes from the coding sequence GTGAAAATCTTTCGTCTGACGCTCGCCGCCGCTCTGCTGACCGCCGGAACCCTGGCCGCCACTTCGGCGCAGGCCCAGGCTCCCCTGAAAATTGGGTACACCGACGTGCAGTACGTGCTGTCACAGATGCCCGAAAGCAAGCAAATCGAATCGGAACTGAAAACCTACAATTCGCAGCTGGAAAACCAGCTCAAGAGCAAATCTTCCGAACTGGAAACGAAATACAAAGCTTACCAAGCCGGCGAAGCCACGATGACCGATGTGGTGAAAGCCGACAAGCAGAAAGAGCTCCAGAATCTGCAGCAGTCCATTCAGGAGTTTCAGCAGAGCGCTCAGCAGTCGTTGCAGCAGAAGCAGCAGACACTGCTGAAGCCGGCCCTCGACAAGCTGCAGAAGAACATTGACCTGGTAGCCGACGAAAACGGCATCACTTACGTGTTCAACTCCGACGGTGGTGGCAGCCCGCTGCTGCTGCACGCTCCCAAAGATGGCGACATCTCGGACATGGTGCTGAAGAAAATGGGCATCACGCCGGGTGCCAATGCTCCCGTGGTGCGCCAGCCCACTAACGCTCCTGCTCCTACTCCAGCCGCGAACAAGACGACGCCGAGCAAGACCAAAATCAAAACCAAGTAA